In a genomic window of Candidatus Thiothrix sulfatifontis:
- a CDS encoding Arc family DNA-binding protein, whose amino-acid sequence MTEPDKKTQARMPAPVHQWLTDRAKTNDRSMNAELIRILKEAMAREAEQKAQTA is encoded by the coding sequence ATGACAGAACCAGACAAAAAAACGCAAGCAAGAATGCCCGCACCTGTTCACCAATGGCTGACAGATCGGGCGAAGACCAACGATAGAAGCATGAACGCGGAACTTATCCGCATCCTGAAAGAAGCAATGGCAAGGGAGGCAGAACAGAAAGCACAAACGGCATAA
- a CDS encoding helicase RepA family protein has product MLNDDVISAAIESGFYQPAYECKDHKHDMPDHCYYEDPAYESLSDTPPKSSKKVLLKTLSSALQNLKPMEWLIKKTLPSKSVIFLHAPPKVGKTFIGIDWAMSIATGEDWHGKEIKQPGTVLYISGEGNNNILKRFQGWLNNNDVSADDANLLLSEQVLKLPTDQNAIIDAVINAMQEHGYPDVSCIFLDTYIRTLDGDENSSVDAAKYIAAADEIKDRFNCAVVVIHHTNRNETRMNGSNTLLKNADCVYLLDGDGDDMQSVKSLTCTEMKDAAKPLPMGFTFKRVELPGIYADPDCPEDGWETTLVPVATDAPPKASKGSKVASGKNPKAAMVVLHSLIDAQRRNLELSGHNPDQAQVMLTHWIESCKNNSEVNYRYLTPSAFAERITDKLIEQNLIKCQNGYVEVVK; this is encoded by the coding sequence ATGCTTAATGATGACGTTATCTCTGCTGCAATTGAATCAGGATTTTATCAGCCTGCTTATGAGTGCAAAGACCATAAGCATGATATGCCCGATCACTGCTATTACGAAGACCCTGCTTATGAGTCGCTTTCTGATACACCACCAAAATCCAGCAAAAAGGTATTGCTGAAAACGCTATCAAGCGCATTGCAGAATCTTAAGCCGATGGAATGGCTTATTAAAAAAACACTTCCATCAAAAAGTGTCATTTTTTTACATGCACCTCCAAAAGTTGGAAAAACATTTATTGGCATTGATTGGGCTATGTCTATTGCAACTGGCGAAGATTGGCACGGCAAAGAAATCAAGCAACCGGGAACAGTTCTTTATATTTCCGGGGAAGGGAATAACAACATCCTGAAAAGGTTTCAGGGATGGCTCAATAACAATGATGTATCAGCGGATGATGCTAACTTACTACTGTCAGAGCAAGTGCTAAAACTGCCAACAGATCAAAATGCAATAATCGACGCTGTAATAAATGCTATGCAAGAACACGGATACCCTGATGTTAGTTGTATTTTCCTTGATACATATATCCGCACTCTTGATGGTGATGAAAATAGCAGTGTTGATGCAGCAAAATATATTGCGGCGGCTGATGAAATCAAAGATAGGTTCAATTGCGCAGTCGTGGTTATTCATCACACGAACCGCAATGAAACGCGGATGAATGGCTCAAATACGCTACTCAAGAATGCAGATTGCGTTTATCTCTTAGATGGGGATGGTGACGATATGCAGTCCGTTAAAAGCCTCACCTGCACCGAAATGAAGGACGCTGCCAAACCATTGCCTATGGGATTTACATTCAAGCGAGTTGAGCTACCCGGAATTTATGCCGATCCAGACTGCCCGGAAGATGGATGGGAAACAACGCTTGTTCCTGTTGCAACTGATGCGCCACCCAAAGCTAGTAAAGGCTCAAAAGTTGCCAGCGGGAAGAACCCAAAGGCGGCAATGGTAGTGCTGCATAGCTTGATTGATGCGCAACGCCGGAACTTAGAGCTTAGTGGTCATAATCCAGATCAGGCGCAAGTTATGCTCACTCACTGGATTGAATCGTGCAAAAACAATTCTGAAGTAAATTACCGATACCTAACACCTTCAGCATTTGCCGAACGAATCACAGACAAATTGATAGAGCAAAATCTAATCAAATGCCAGAACGGATATGTTGAGGTGGTTAAATAA
- a CDS encoding tyrosine-type recombinase/integrase: protein MTTLTTTNSNSLATQTISDETRHFVAESTAASTRKAYRSDLTIFVSWCDSRSLEAMPASPATIADFLAHQANDGVSPSTLNRRIAAIRYAHEAAGMTSPTGDKLVSATLKGIKRNVGAKVEKKAAATVDKIYQMIAQCNTKTLQGKRDKAILLLGFAGAFRRSELVALQVSDIEFVQDGARVTIRKSKTDQEGEGHVIAIYGGKLDVCGILKDYLQSAGISDGVLFRPITKSDKTRDQAITDKSIAAIVKRYAEAAGLNPDDFSGHSLRAGFITSAAEAGANLFKIMDVSRHKSVQTVKGYVRNAELFKDHAGSSFL from the coding sequence ATGACCACATTGACCACCACAAACAGCAACTCACTGGCAACACAAACTATCAGTGATGAAACACGGCACTTTGTCGCAGAATCCACAGCGGCATCCACTCGCAAGGCTTACCGTAGTGACCTGACTATTTTTGTCAGTTGGTGCGATAGTCGGTCTTTGGAAGCCATGCCAGCATCACCCGCTACCATTGCCGACTTTCTGGCACATCAGGCTAATGACGGTGTTTCGCCTTCAACCCTAAATCGGCGCATTGCTGCAATTCGCTATGCACATGAAGCGGCGGGAATGACTTCACCGACTGGCGACAAGCTGGTGAGTGCCACACTGAAAGGCATTAAGCGCAATGTCGGTGCTAAGGTCGAAAAGAAAGCAGCGGCAACCGTGGATAAGATTTATCAGATGATTGCTCAATGCAACACAAAGACGCTACAGGGCAAGCGTGACAAGGCTATTTTGTTGTTAGGGTTTGCTGGCGCTTTCCGTCGCTCGGAACTGGTAGCTTTGCAGGTGTCAGATATTGAGTTTGTGCAAGATGGCGCAAGAGTCACGATTCGCAAGAGTAAGACCGACCAAGAGGGTGAAGGGCATGTTATCGCTATCTACGGCGGCAAGCTGGATGTATGCGGCATCCTGAAAGATTACCTGCAATCGGCTGGCATTAGTGACGGCGTATTATTCAGACCTATCACCAAAAGCGACAAGACCCGCGATCAGGCAATCACCGACAAATCCATTGCTGCTATCGTGAAGCGTTACGCTGAAGCGGCTGGTTTGAATCCTGATGATTTTAGCGGGCATTCATTGCGGGCGGGATTCATCACCAGTGCAGCGGAAGCGGGCGCTAACCTGTTCAAGATTATGGATGTATCGCGCCATAAGTCAGTACAGACAGTGAAAGGCTACGTGCGGAACGCGGAACTATTCAAAGACCATGCCGGAAGTTCGTTTCTGTAA
- a CDS encoding Rne/Rng family ribonuclease codes for MKRILINATQPEEIRVAMVDGQRLYDLDIEHSLRAQKKANIYKGVITRVEPSLEAVFVNYGAQRHGFLSFREVAPEFYNPNAKYTGRPNVKDVMREGMEILVQVDKEERGNKGAALTTYLSLAGRYLVLMPNNPKAGGVSRRIEGDDRQQIKQTLSELDIPDSMGVIVRTAGIERDAEELSWDLDYLKTLWNAIQQAYQQHKGPTLLYQESNVIIRALRDYFRRDIGEIVIDNDKVFNQARDFMQAVMPHNIRKLKLYTDGTPLFSRFQVENQIETAYQRTVALPSGGAIVIDHTEALISIDINSARATKGHDIEETALNTNLEAADEIARQLRLRDLGGLVVIDFIDMLPSKHQREVEKRLRDAMKLDRARVQVGRISRFGLLEMSRQRLRPSLGESSQIVCPRCTGQGHIRSTDSMALSILRLVEEEAMKEMTGKVIARLPVSVATFLLNEKRQAITDIQQRRNVDLTIIPNPYMETPHYDISRIRNDNLEDEEVITSSYQYIPAPPAAEETVRQEANPHQAAAEAAVTNVMPSTPAPQHARSQPAEVTVAATPIVPTIAPIKGPGLMRRIFGSLFGSSPSVDQAAEAAESQAEAAAPVVAKRDDQPQRDRRNNERGNDRNDQRNRNRNRNDGKSDVANEVERPVNDDTRNRSNQENRQNRQNRPEERSNERANEQRTQEPRSNERVNERAPERNNNANERNNDRRNNRNRNEREETTGDTNNRRPPREPRPPRVQPQDMPAIITAPVEEQVPVEIVLPAPRETRDGNRDNGQAQQPRRDRSRRESRNRNTATPEITAHDQGIDAPMMDDAPTATPQHTHQPVNDNALLEVPVADTVIPVAPALPTLPAEEADIDVDNITDAPDTEESDDAREETVGTQPRGPRERRGRTRRPRGNQNRQQRPPRPAGSEVEQHFASEDMEPFIIDLSAAQPAHQPRYERQPAKAEVKPEPVPEPLVIVETAPQPTPKPEPEPIVAATETTQPEPNVVESAPQTQPLPEPAAENSPAQPEPQPTEASVSAPEPVLDQPKAAAAPMKKRPSWMHTEPE; via the coding sequence ATGAAACGTATTTTAATTAATGCAACCCAACCCGAAGAAATTCGCGTTGCCATGGTTGATGGGCAACGCCTATACGACCTCGATATTGAACATTCCCTACGCGCTCAGAAAAAGGCCAATATTTACAAAGGGGTAATTACCCGCGTCGAACCCAGCTTAGAAGCAGTCTTTGTTAATTATGGCGCACAACGCCACGGTTTCCTCTCCTTCCGCGAAGTTGCGCCCGAATTTTACAACCCGAATGCTAAGTACACTGGTCGCCCTAACGTCAAAGACGTGATGCGTGAAGGCATGGAAATTCTGGTGCAGGTCGATAAGGAAGAGCGCGGCAACAAGGGCGCAGCTCTGACCACCTACCTCAGCCTTGCCGGGCGTTATTTGGTGCTGATGCCCAATAACCCTAAGGCTGGTGGGGTTTCTCGGCGTATTGAAGGCGATGACCGCCAGCAAATCAAGCAAACCCTGAGCGAGTTAGACATCCCTGACAGCATGGGCGTGATCGTGCGCACCGCCGGTATCGAGCGCGATGCCGAGGAACTGTCATGGGATTTGGACTACCTCAAAACCCTGTGGAATGCCATCCAGCAAGCCTACCAACAGCACAAAGGCCCGACGCTGCTGTATCAGGAAAGCAATGTCATTATCCGTGCCTTACGTGACTATTTCCGCCGCGACATCGGTGAAATTGTTATCGACAATGACAAGGTATTCAACCAAGCGCGTGATTTTATGCAGGCGGTGATGCCGCACAATATCCGCAAGCTCAAGCTTTACACCGATGGCACACCGCTATTCAGCCGCTTTCAGGTGGAAAACCAGATCGAAACGGCGTATCAGCGCACCGTTGCCCTGCCCTCTGGCGGCGCAATCGTCATTGACCATACCGAAGCGCTGATTTCCATCGACATCAACTCGGCGCGTGCCACCAAAGGGCATGACATCGAAGAAACCGCGCTCAATACCAACCTCGAAGCGGCTGACGAAATTGCGCGTCAATTGCGCTTGCGTGACTTGGGCGGTTTGGTAGTGATCGACTTTATCGACATGCTGCCCAGCAAACACCAGCGCGAAGTCGAAAAACGCCTGCGTGATGCCATGAAACTTGACCGTGCGCGGGTACAAGTCGGGCGCATTTCCCGCTTTGGTTTGCTGGAAATGTCACGTCAACGCTTGCGCCCGTCACTTGGCGAATCCAGCCAAATCGTCTGCCCGCGTTGCACGGGTCAAGGTCACATTCGCAGTACCGACTCAATGGCGCTGTCCATCTTGCGCTTGGTCGAAGAAGAAGCCATGAAGGAAATGACCGGCAAAGTCATTGCCCGCCTGCCGGTTTCCGTTGCGACTTTCTTGCTGAACGAAAAGCGTCAAGCGATCACCGACATTCAACAGCGCCGCAATGTCGATTTGACCATTATTCCCAACCCGTACATGGAAACGCCGCATTACGACATCAGCCGTATCCGCAATGACAATCTCGAAGACGAGGAAGTCATTACCAGCAGTTACCAATACATCCCCGCACCACCGGCTGCGGAAGAAACTGTCCGGCAAGAAGCTAACCCACATCAAGCCGCTGCGGAAGCCGCTGTCACCAACGTCATGCCCAGCACGCCTGCGCCGCAACACGCCCGTAGCCAGCCAGCAGAAGTAACAGTGGCAGCAACGCCGATTGTTCCAACCATTGCGCCAATCAAAGGCCCTGGGTTAATGCGGCGTATTTTCGGCAGCCTGTTCGGTAGCAGCCCAAGTGTTGATCAAGCAGCAGAAGCCGCAGAAAGCCAAGCAGAAGCCGCCGCACCCGTTGTCGCTAAGCGCGACGACCAGCCACAGCGCGACCGCCGCAACAACGAACGCGGTAACGACCGCAACGATCAACGCAACCGCAACCGTAATCGCAACGACGGCAAAAGCGACGTCGCCAATGAGGTAGAACGCCCCGTCAATGACGACACGCGTAACCGCAGTAACCAAGAAAATCGCCAAAACCGTCAAAATCGTCCCGAAGAGCGCAGCAATGAACGCGCCAACGAGCAGCGCACTCAAGAACCACGCAGTAACGAGCGTGTCAACGAACGCGCCCCTGAACGCAACAACAACGCTAACGAGCGTAATAACGACCGCCGCAACAATCGCAACCGTAACGAACGCGAGGAAACCACGGGCGACACCAACAACCGTCGCCCGCCACGCGAACCACGCCCACCGCGTGTGCAACCGCAAGACATGCCAGCAATAATCACCGCGCCAGTGGAAGAGCAAGTGCCGGTAGAAATCGTATTGCCAGCACCACGCGAGACCCGTGATGGCAACCGTGACAACGGTCAAGCGCAACAACCGCGCCGGGATCGCTCACGGCGTGAATCGCGTAACCGCAACACGGCGACACCTGAAATCACGGCACACGACCAAGGGATTGACGCACCAATGATGGATGATGCGCCAACGGCGACACCCCAACACACGCATCAACCCGTTAATGACAACGCTCTGTTAGAAGTCCCCGTCGCAGATACGGTCATCCCCGTAGCACCTGCACTGCCCACATTACCGGCAGAAGAAGCAGACATCGACGTTGATAATATTACCGACGCACCTGACACCGAAGAAAGCGATGACGCACGCGAAGAAACCGTCGGCACACAACCGCGTGGCCCACGCGAACGCCGAGGCCGGACACGCCGCCCGCGTGGTAATCAAAACCGTCAGCAGCGCCCGCCGCGCCCTGCGGGATCCGAGGTTGAGCAACACTTCGCATCAGAAGACATGGAACCGTTCATCATCGACCTGAGCGCTGCACAACCGGCGCATCAACCGCGCTATGAACGCCAACCGGCAAAAGCTGAAGTCAAACCGGAACCTGTTCCAGAACCTCTGGTAATAGTGGAAACTGCGCCGCAACCAACGCCGAAACCGGAACCTGAACCAATCGTTGCGGCAACAGAAACAACGCAACCAGAACCCAATGTGGTGGAAAGCGCACCTCAAACGCAGCCGCTCCCAGAACCGGCGGCGGAAAATTCACCGGCTCAACCGGAACCACAACCGACAGAAGCAAGCGTCTCCGCTCCCGAACCCGTGCTTGACCAACCCAAAGCAGCGGCAGCGCCCATGAAAAAACGCCCTTCATGGATGCACACTGAGCCGGAGTAA
- a CDS encoding AlpA family transcriptional regulator has product MQNDQLIHGYAGLKEKLGFSKWTAIRLMKSGKLPKPIMVSLRRIGWRESVINEWLDNGGANQ; this is encoded by the coding sequence ATGCAAAACGATCAATTAATACATGGCTATGCCGGACTGAAAGAAAAGCTCGGATTTAGCAAATGGACTGCTATCCGCTTGATGAAAAGTGGCAAGCTCCCAAAGCCGATAATGGTATCTCTTCGCCGGATTGGATGGCGCGAAAGTGTCATTAATGAGTGGCTGGACAATGGAGGTGCTAACCAATGA
- a CDS encoding RluA family pseudouridine synthase translates to MAVEYYTVTENEVGQRIDNFLLRHLKQLPKSALYRIVRKGEVRVDKKRVKPEKKLELGEIIRIPPIKLETEVNPPDKPALASEALLAVLADAVLHEDEQLIFINKPSGLPVHGGSGYKLGLIEAFRQLRENLPYVELAHRIDRDTSGVVILAKSRQALTELHGLFRDGKIDKRYKALVAGRWKHGRQHVTMDLSQEEGTRQKVQRVEEGEGKVSETIFSSLKNLHGASLLEAQILTGRMHQIRVQLQNLGHPILGDDRYGDFALNRKFREMGLKRLFLHSASVDFTLRATGRRYVVEAPLPDDLKEVLINIKISAVERTE, encoded by the coding sequence ATGGCCGTCGAATATTACACAGTTACTGAAAACGAAGTCGGGCAGCGCATCGACAATTTCCTGCTGCGGCATTTGAAGCAACTGCCCAAAAGCGCCTTATACCGGATTGTGCGCAAGGGCGAGGTGCGTGTTGATAAAAAAAGGGTGAAGCCAGAAAAAAAGCTTGAATTAGGTGAAATTATTCGGATTCCGCCGATCAAGTTAGAAACCGAAGTGAACCCGCCGGATAAGCCTGCGTTGGCATCCGAAGCGTTGTTGGCAGTGCTGGCAGATGCCGTGTTACACGAAGATGAGCAGCTTATTTTCATCAATAAGCCATCTGGTTTGCCGGTACACGGTGGTAGCGGCTACAAATTGGGCTTGATTGAGGCATTTCGCCAGTTACGCGAAAATTTGCCGTATGTGGAATTGGCGCATCGCATTGACCGTGACACCAGCGGCGTGGTGATTTTGGCGAAATCGCGCCAAGCGTTGACCGAATTGCACGGGTTGTTCCGTGACGGCAAGATCGACAAGCGCTACAAAGCCTTGGTTGCCGGGCGTTGGAAACACGGTCGCCAACACGTAACCATGGATTTGAGTCAGGAAGAAGGCACGCGCCAGAAAGTGCAGCGGGTGGAAGAGGGCGAAGGCAAAGTGTCGGAAACCATTTTCTCGTCGCTGAAAAATCTGCACGGGGCATCGTTGCTGGAAGCACAAATTCTGACCGGGCGAATGCATCAAATCCGGGTGCAATTGCAAAATTTGGGGCATCCGATTTTGGGCGATGACCGTTATGGCGATTTCGCGCTGAATCGCAAGTTTCGCGAGATGGGCTTGAAGCGTCTGTTTTTGCATTCTGCCAGCGTGGATTTTACCTTGCGAGCCACCGGGCGGCGTTATGTGGTCGAAGCGCCGTTACCCGATGATTTAAAAGAAGTCTTGATCAATATAAAAATTAGTGCAGTTGAGCGTACTGAATGA
- a CDS encoding Arc family DNA-binding protein, with protein sequence MAKQDDFFKMQVRIPMELYEQLKESSDENFRSLNAEIIYLLSVCMGNKATSATPDEVRSIIREELGTAIKKSLNKV encoded by the coding sequence ATGGCAAAGCAAGACGACTTTTTCAAGATGCAGGTGAGAATTCCAATGGAGCTGTACGAACAACTCAAAGAATCATCTGATGAAAATTTCAGGAGCTTGAATGCGGAAATTATCTATCTGCTGTCGGTTTGCATGGGCAACAAGGCAACCTCAGCCACGCCGGATGAAGTGCGTAGCATCATCAGAGAGGAACTAGGCACGGCAATAAAAAAAAGCCTGAATAAAGTTTGA
- a CDS encoding HAD-IA family hydrolase — protein sequence MKPYSLLIFDWDGTLMDSAAHITQCMRNAIQLVGAESRTDQEIRHIIGLGLDEAIRALYPQASTSLIRAIADEYRQEFLVRTTHGSELFAGARETLLTLAAQGYDLAVATGKSRRGLDKVLDETGLRELFPITRCADETRSKPHPQMLEEILTDYDAAPHDALMIGDSEYDLHMALAIGMDSLAVSYGVHDLARLQQAQPRGHVDDVAHIPDWLEKQKVTE from the coding sequence ATGAAACCTTATTCCCTGTTGATTTTTGATTGGGATGGCACGTTGATGGATTCAGCGGCGCACATTACCCAATGTATGCGCAATGCGATTCAGTTGGTGGGCGCAGAATCGCGCACTGATCAGGAAATTCGCCATATTATCGGCTTGGGCTTGGATGAAGCGATTCGCGCCTTGTACCCTCAGGCGTCCACAAGCTTGATTCGGGCGATTGCGGATGAGTATCGTCAGGAATTTTTGGTGCGTACCACACACGGTAGCGAATTGTTCGCCGGGGCACGTGAAACCTTGCTTACACTCGCCGCCCAAGGCTACGACTTGGCGGTAGCGACGGGCAAATCGCGCCGGGGTTTGGATAAGGTATTGGACGAAACCGGGCTGCGTGAGTTGTTCCCGATCACGCGCTGTGCCGATGAAACCCGTTCCAAGCCACATCCACAAATGCTGGAAGAGATTTTGACAGACTATGACGCAGCGCCGCATGATGCGTTGATGATCGGTGACAGCGAATACGATTTACACATGGCACTGGCTATCGGCATGGATTCACTGGCGGTCAGTTATGGCGTGCATGATTTGGCACGGTTACAGCAAGCGCAGCCGCGTGGACACGTGGATGATGTAGCGCATATTCCTGATTGGCTAGAAAAACAAAAGGTTACAGAATGA
- a CDS encoding low molecular weight phosphotyrosine protein phosphatase codes for MKQIKVLFVCMGNICRSPTAQGVFERLVQAQGLADRILIDSAGTHAYHIGSSPDKRSQAAAKHRGLDLSGQRARKVTAADIEEFDYVLAMDRANLEDLQDLVVASPPERVRLFMTFAERWKVDEVPDPYYGGESGFERVLDMVEDAAAGLLDHIRRHHC; via the coding sequence ATGAAACAAATTAAGGTTTTATTCGTTTGCATGGGCAATATCTGTCGTTCACCCACGGCGCAAGGCGTGTTCGAGCGTTTGGTGCAGGCGCAAGGCTTGGCAGATCGCATTCTGATTGATTCGGCGGGCACACACGCGTACCACATCGGCAGTTCCCCGGATAAGCGGTCGCAAGCAGCGGCAAAACATCGTGGGCTGGATTTATCGGGGCAGCGAGCACGTAAAGTGACCGCAGCCGATATTGAGGAATTTGATTATGTGCTGGCAATGGATCGTGCAAATTTAGAGGATTTACAGGATTTGGTTGTGGCGTCACCGCCTGAACGGGTGCGCTTATTCATGACGTTTGCCGAACGTTGGAAGGTCGACGAAGTGCCTGACCCTTATTACGGTGGGGAAAGTGGTTTTGAGCGCGTATTGGACATGGTAGAAGATGCGGCGGCAGGTTTGTTAGACCATATCCGCCGCCATCATTGCTAG
- a CDS encoding tyrosine-type recombinase/integrase, with amino-acid sequence MKRKPAGLHHAKGANGKTYYSCIHPVTGKRHGLGSDFVTACKVLHRLQAAHPKDRETALFERIEGKGKTFSAFVEKFKEALQERNLKPNTLRSRHHILDNVLMPRFGSWQLKDVDAEAITDLLSEFKSQGKNRMAQTIRSVLIDLFLEAVSTGWLKANHNPASLTRNPTATAKRSRLSLEQFSAIYSLADDWMQRALELAILTSHAGATELTAMQKPVDGYLQVQRTKTDVRIKIPVTLKLDALGWTLEDTINKCFTDGIESPYLLHHVSDAGNMGKGKPMHPYRITREFTQIVRRSGIAWEEGKQPATLYEVRSLSERLYRKQGVDVKTLLGHKDSRSTERYDDVRGDDWLTLEI; translated from the coding sequence ATGAAGCGCAAACCAGCGGGATTACACCATGCAAAAGGCGCGAATGGTAAAACTTACTATTCGTGCATCCATCCCGTTACTGGGAAGCGTCACGGCTTAGGGAGCGACTTTGTAACCGCTTGCAAGGTGTTGCATCGTCTGCAAGCTGCACACCCGAAAGACCGTGAGACCGCGCTATTTGAACGCATAGAGGGCAAGGGTAAAACCTTCAGTGCTTTCGTGGAGAAGTTCAAAGAGGCTTTACAGGAAAGAAATCTAAAGCCTAACACCCTGCGAAGCCGTCACCACATTCTCGATAACGTGCTAATGCCGCGCTTTGGTAGCTGGCAATTGAAAGACGTTGATGCTGAAGCAATCACTGACTTGCTAAGCGAATTCAAGAGCCAAGGTAAAAACCGCATGGCTCAAACTATCCGCTCGGTGCTGATTGATCTTTTCCTTGAAGCCGTTTCTACGGGATGGCTGAAGGCTAACCATAATCCTGCAAGCTTGACCCGTAACCCGACTGCTACCGCCAAACGTTCGCGGTTATCGCTGGAACAGTTCAGTGCGATTTACTCACTCGCTGATGATTGGATGCAGCGGGCGCTAGAACTTGCGATCCTGACAAGTCACGCGGGCGCAACGGAATTGACCGCCATGCAAAAGCCTGTAGATGGATATTTGCAGGTTCAGCGCACAAAGACCGATGTTCGTATCAAAATCCCCGTGACGCTGAAATTAGACGCTCTAGGCTGGACATTGGAAGACACCATTAACAAGTGCTTCACTGATGGCATTGAATCGCCGTATTTGCTCCACCACGTTTCCGACGCTGGCAACATGGGCAAGGGCAAGCCTATGCACCCTTACCGCATCACACGCGAATTCACCCAGATAGTGAGACGTTCGGGTATTGCATGGGAGGAAGGCAAGCAACCGGCGACGCTCTATGAAGTTCGCTCTTTATCCGAACGGCTTTATAGAAAGCAGGGTGTTGACGTTAAGACGCTGCTAGGTCACAAGGACTCCCGTTCGACTGAGAGATATGACGATGTGCGGGGTGATGATTGGCTTACTTTAGAGATTTGA